A single window of Plasmodium reichenowi strain SY57 chromosome 14, whole genome shotgun sequence DNA harbors:
- a CDS encoding hypothetical protein (conserved Plasmodium protein, unknown function), translating into MSVPNNSFFLVKSNEQIPCVIKNYVEERKKKKKKMDQEKYSTTLVGGYTRKVVEKDNDIYKENNICKSNNIYDNNHVYNHSNKNGKKKKMVRNSFISEKEKLNILENLRRINISKDDNISEISLQKNNLFPYHTFYINHMNKNEIQYCDINKDNMKHVDGCDNKEQEKNIKNMKNVKNMKDIKNIKDIKNIKDIKNIKDTKNNNKINIMNKNYNNNNVIEKEEYINNENLFFKEDILNDQKDNVQNNEYIKKKKMNIIYDDNLNKKKQISNKYMCNTEVMYNNKKDHIKKSSPHNNNNKYKKTFPEKDTFYSTKTQHDSKKNKNYWSHMNLERSEKKTLREKQNEMNLSTLKEKKNEMNLSTLKEKKNEMNLSTLKEKKKETYISTLKEKKKETYISTLKEKKXXXXXXXXXXXXXXXXXXXXXXXXXXXXXXXXXXXXXXINVSTLEEKKNKMNVSTLEEKKNKMNVSTLEGKKKETYISTLKDINKGNQRGYFKTEENKIYKNNMNNKNDKKDKTHINNIDNVNIRDHLYNHHKKDNINNSCTTQYGNNIKKQNCYTNNMFKLNNSSFLKKTKDKYSDDNIFLSNDFINSSNIFINNYSSNNSLKLTVSSSSSNIISSVSSYETPQKEKKKKKKKKKKNGNTLDIIKETGNHNNLHQEIEYNKNHSEDIQKIHSIGKDMYCEENCMDKNEYIKKETTYNNNNNNRNINHNNNHSNNHHNNHNNNHNNNDNYFPISNNLTTYIYKNNMNKDIYNTCNKENKNIPIIKLDISDRIIKYTKVVKKLKRNILCIINKFIQINNVKKKNLHFYRHKHFIKFINKIKNILKNNRTQNDIFYKQFKNKKRNIYHLFLEYNQNVLLVQKYLKKKKILIKYINQLFEKHVLPSYNISNENGINQEIFEQMKKEKKLFLQNIFNLKKKSSNKNIDILQFLPKNKKQEINYTNHKDENINKTNDIRPKSNVSEHFSYFLNNKNQQEEHKNHPSSLKEINRYYSEKYKKNYNDYKKSYKNDKQNYWKKYPRRSSSLVYSNGKKSININNNDNNNNDNNDNNNNNNNNNNNDNNNNNNNNNKNNPNFINSYANSYFSKNTKLINTLSDEKKKKKKFPHKQTNSNRQINIHNEKKGNQINTYEEDKKKNTLIVETSQKVLGLIYNENDKMASQTSQINIKDNFKNEMNTTKMLEKLSNVNMSSEKLSNVNMSSEKLSNVNMSSEKLSNVNMSSEKLPNISSPNEVQIDHLELNKIRKKKVVSHDNLNNISSRYMSINKSIVENNKLYHNLIDHQDRCVNLKNQDNLYCPYNNVNAANNNNNNNIMNFSNIDNIKINIINNSIQDNLNEKNYYILDQNGKNYKGMNINNMDIQQTSFNKHNERLINNKIKIIKNNKKFLCDTDTLFYENNVRPVKIIQKRGNNYNIINKIKKHIFKNYNNTLVFLKKQIYKTNWLIHKNKKKLWESPYVHRFQQKIKYHLANFKSMSHSFSSNIKQNYFNNIQPNKERIHKRNHFICNGPYINSKVCHLSPPHVTNVGSPIIFRRRKI; encoded by the exons ATGAGCGTTCCAAATAACTCCTTTTTTCTTGTAAAATCCAACGAGCAAATTCCCTGTGtcattaaaaattatgtagaagaaagaaaaaaaaaaaaaaaaaaaatggacCAAGAAAAATATAGCACTACACTCGTTGGAGGTTATACGAGAAAGGTTGTAGAAAAggataatgatatatataaagaaaataatatatgtaaaagtaataatatatatgataataatcatgtatataatcatagtaataaaaatggaaagaaaaaaaaaatggtaAGAAATAGTTTCATTTcagaaaaggaaaaattGAACATCTTAGAAAACTTGAgaagaataaatatatcaaaagATGACAATATATCAGAGATTTCACtccaaaaaaataatttatttccttatcatactttttatataaatcatatgaataaaaatgaaatacAATATTGtgatataaataaggaCAATATGAAACATGTAGATGGTTGTGATAATAAGgaacaagaaaaaaatataaaaaatatgaaaaatgtgaaaaatatgaaagatataaaaaatataaaagatataaaaaatataaaagatataaaaaatataaaagatacaaaaaataataataaaattaacattatgaataaaaattacaacaataataatgttatagaaaaagaagaatatataaacaatgaaaatttattttttaaagaagATATCTTGAATGATCAAAAGGATAATgtacaaaataatgaatatataaaaaaaaagaaaatgaacataatatatgacgataatttaaacaaaaaaaaacaaatatcTAATAAATACATGTGTAATACAGAAgttatgtataataataaaaaagatcATATCAAAAAATCATCTCCacataataacaataataaatataaaaaaacatttcCAGAAAAGGATACCTTTTATTCTACAAAAACGCAGCACGATTcaaagaaaaacaaaaattattgGTCACATATGAATTTGGAAAGAAGTGAGAAAAAAACATTAAGGGAAAAGCAAAATGAGATGAACCTATCGACattaaaggaaaaaaaaaatgagatGAACCTATCGACattaaaggaaaaaaaaaatgagatGAACCTATCGACCttaaaggaaaaaaaaaaagagacTTACATATCAACATTAaaggagaaaaaaaaagagacTTACATATCAACattaaaggaaaaaaaaaaNNNNNNNNNNNNNNNNNNNNNNNNNNNNNNNNNNNNNNNNNNNNNNNNNNNNNNNNNNNNNNNNNNNNNNNNNNNNNNNNNNNNNNNNNNNNNNNNNNNNNNNNNNNNNNAGATAAACGTATCTACCTTagaggaaaaaaaaaataagatgAACGTATCTACCTTagaggaaaaaaaaaataagatgAACGTATCTACCTTAgagggaaaaaaaaaagagacTTACATATCAACATTAAAGGATATTAACAAAGGAAACCAAAGAGGTTATTTTAAAAcagaagaaaataaaatatataaaaataatatgaacaataaGAATGATAAGAAAGATAAGAcacatattaataatattgataatgttaatatacgtgatcatttatataatcatcataaaaaagataatattaataattcttGTACTACACAATAtggaaataatataaagaaacaaaattgttatacaaataatatgtttaaattaaataattcttctttcttaaaaaaaactaaagataaatatagtgacgacaatatttttttatcaaaCGACTTTATAAATTCtagtaatatttttattaacaattattcatcaaataattctttaaaaCTTACAGtatcatcttcatcatctaatattatttcatcCGTATCTTCATATGAAACCCCtcaaaaagaaaaaaaaaaaaaaaaaaaaaaaaaaaaaaaaaatggaaacACACTggatattataaaagaGACGGGAAATCATAATAATCTTCACCAAGAAattgaatataataaaaaccATTCTGAagatatacaaaaaattcATAGTATAGGTAAAGACATGTATTGTGAAGAAAATTGTATggataaaaatgaatacattaaaaaggaaacaacatataataataataataataacagaaatattaatcataataataatcatagtaataatcatcataataatcataataataatcataataataatgataattattttccTATATCTAATAACCTtacaacatatatatataaaaataacatgaacaaagatatttataatacatgcaataaagaaaataaaaatattccaATCATCAAATTAGATATATCAGATCGtatcataaaatatacaaaagttgtaaaaaaattgaaaagaaatatattatgcataataaataaatttatacaaataaataatgtaaaaaagaaaaaccTACATTTTTATAGACACAAACATTTTATCAAGTTTATtaacaaaattaaaaatatattaaaaaataatagaaCACAAAATGATATCTTCTACAAACaattcaaaaataaaaaaaggaacATTTATCATCTATTTTTAGAATATAATCAAAACGTTTTGTTGgtacaaaaatatttgaaaaaaaaaaaaatcttaataaaatatataaaccAATTATTTGAAAAACATGTTCTTCCTTCTTATAACATCTCTAATGAAAATGGGATCAATCAAGAAATTTTTGaacaaatgaaaaaagaaaaaaaactatttcttcaaaatatttttaatttaaagaaaaaatcatcaaacaaaaatatagaCATTCTACAATTTCTTCCAAAAAATAAGAAACAGgaaataaattatacaaatcataaagatgaaaatattaataagaCTAATGATATACGTCCTAAATCTAATGTATCTGAACATTTTTCATACTtcttaaataataaaaatcaaCAAGAAGAACACAAAAATCATCCATCGTCTCTAAAGGAAATAAATAGATATTATTCagagaaatataaaaagaattataatgattataaaaaaagttataaaaatgataaacaaaattattGGAAAAAATATCCACGAAGATCATCATCACTTGTATATTcaaatggaaaaaaaagcattaacattaataataatgataataataataatgataataatgataataataataataataataataataataataatgataataataataataataataataataacaagAACAACccaaattttataaattcttatgccaattcatatttttcaaaaaacACAAAATTAATTAACACTTTATcagatgaaaaaaaaaaaaaaaaaaagtttcCGCATAAACAAACAAATTCAAACAgacaaataaatatacacaatgaaaaaaaaggtaaTCAAATCAATACTTACGAggaagataaaaaaaaaaataccCTTATCGTTGAAACAAGCCAAAAGGTACTTGGTCTGATATACAACGAAAATGACAAAATGGCTAGTCAAACAAgtcaaataaatattaaagacaattttaaaaatgaaatgaatACGACTAAAATGTTAGAAAAATTATCAAACGTTAACATGTCTAGTGAAAAATTATCAAACGTAAACATGTCTAGTGAAAAATTATCAAACGTTAACATGTCTAGTGAAAAATTATCAAACGTAAACATGTCTAGTGAAAAATTACCAAATATATCTTCACCAAATGAAGTACAAATAGATCATTtagaattaaataaaataagaaagaaaaaagtaGTATCACACGacaatttaaataatatatccaGTAGATATATGAGCATTAATAAAAGCATTgttgaaaataataaattatatcataatttaataGACCATCAGGATAGATGTGTTAATTTGAAAAACCAGGATAATTTATACTGTccttataataatgtaaatgcagcaaataataataataataataatataatgaatttttctaatattgataacattaaaataaatataattaataatagtattcaagataatttaaatgaaaaaaattattatatacttGATCAAAATGGAAAGAATTATAAAGgtatgaatataaataatatggatataCAACAAACTAGTtttaataaacataatgaacgtttaataaataataaaattaaaataataaaaaataataaaaaattcttaTGCGATACTGATACtcttttttatgaaaataatgtacgccctgtaaaaataattcaaaaaagaggaaataactataatataattaataaaattaaaaaacatatcttcaaaaattataataatacacTTGTTTTCttgaaaaaacaaatatataaaaccAATTGGTtaattcataaaaataaaaaaaaattatggGAAAGTCCATATGTACATCGTTTTCAACAAAAAATCAAATATCACCTTGCAAATTTCAAAAGTATGTCTCATTCCTTTTCTTCTAATATcaaacaaaattatttcaATAATATTCAACCAAATAAGGAAAGAATACACAAAAGAAATCACTTCATATGTAATG gTCCTTATATAAATTCAAAAGTATGTCATTTATCACCACCACATGTTACGAATGTAGGATCACCAATAATATTTAGAAgaaggaaaatataa
- a CDS encoding calcium-dependent protein kinase, putative — protein MGNALNKLLKHYRNVEKKKNEYKFGKILGCGSFGVVRECINKMTKEVYAVKIIKKKKKHKKSYNFEKMVKNEIKYLSIMSHENIIKFKDFFEDKNKFYIVLEKCEGGELFYKVVKNKCLMESESALIVRQICCALQYLHSNNIIHRDIKAENFLFKNKNTKNIKLIDFGMAKRVNCEYLTELCGSPHYISPELIRKKYTMSSDIWALGVMVFFMLTGKYPFEGKNTPKVVDEILNKNINWKGKEFSSLSIEAVDFLKRLLERNEKKRLTAYQALHHPWITSQVG, from the exons atGGGTAACgctttaaataaattactAAAACATTATAGAAACGtcgaaaaaaaaaaaaatgaatataaatttgGTAAGATACTTGGATGTGGATCCTTTGG GGTTGTGAGGGAATGTATTAACAAAATGACAAAAGAAGTGTATGCAGTGAAAATaattaagaaaaagaaaaagcACAAAAAGAGTTACAATTTTGAGAAAATGGTAAAAAATGAGATTAAGTATTTATCTATAATGAGtcatgaaaatattattaagtTCAAAGACTTTTTtgaagataaaaataagttTTATATAGTTTTAGAGAAATGTGAAGGGGGagaattattttataaagttgttaaaaataaatgtttGATGGAGAGTGAATCAGCTTTAATTGTCAGACAG ATTTGTTGTGCATTGCAATACTTGCActcaaataatattatccACAGGGACATAAAA gCCGAAAATTTCCTcttcaaaaataaaaatacaaaaaatataaaacttATAGATTTCGGAATGGCAAAGAGg GTTAATTGTGAATATCTAACCGAATTGTGTGGTTCACCACATTACATTTCACCTGAACTGATCag aaaaaagTATACAATGTCTTCTGATATATGGGCCCTGGGTGTTATGGTTTTTTTCATGTTAACTGGGAAGTATCCATTTGAAGGGAAAAATACTCCAAAAGTTGTG gatgaaatattaaacaaaaatataaattgGAAAGGCAAAGAATTTTCTTCCTTATCAATAGAg gCGGTggattttttaaaaagacTTTTAGaaagaaatgaaaagaaaagattAACGGCTTATCAGG cACTTCATCATCCATGGATTACATCACAAGTAGGATAA